A segment of the Thermoplasmatales archaeon genome:
AGATCGGAGTGTGCCTATCTGGGATGGAGTTGCATAATGAAGAAGAAGGCAGGCCTTTCTAGGATAATCAGGTTACTTCAAGGATCGATGATAAACTTGGACATGATTGAGATTAAAAAGGGTGGGCAGTACAAGGTCGTTTCGAATAGCGGAAAGGATGAACCACTTGAAACGGTAGGTGAATTTGTAGGATATACAATTCTTGGTGAAGAAGGTGCGGTATGCTTCAGGGTCAAGGGCGAAGACAGCAGGTCCTTCCTCAGGCTTATACCTGTTTCCGGTCTTATTGCAATTGAGTTCGGAGACGAGGAGTTGCTCTCTAAGAAAAAATCTGAAGAACAGGACAAAACCACCTATATTAGCTGAACACTTTCCATTATTTTATACACCGGGCCGGAAGCGGTGAGTATGCTCTGGTATACAGACATATGATCTATGGCCTTTTCCAAATGTATCCTATCAAATCTTTTAAGAACGTTTTCTAAATTATTTGGCCTCTTTGATCTTGCTACTGTTATGTGCGGTACAAAAGCTCTCTTTTCTGGCCATTTTCCAACATTCATTCTCGCAATGAGATCATAATCTAAAAGTATCTCTTCCACGGCATCAACGTTCATGTACAGAATTCGTGCCTTCTTTGCTTCGGGAAAACATCCGAGGCCCGAAATTCTCAGGATAAATTGTTTAAGTTTAAGTTTTCTAAATTCTGTCAATAATCTTGAGGTTTCTTCTTCGTTCAATTCACCGAAGAAGCGAAAGGTCAAATGCAATTCCGGTGTGTTTACCGTTCGAACGCTTTCAAATTCTTTCAGATAAGAATAAAGATCTTGTATATCGCTGAATCGTTCTATGGAACATGCGATGAAAATTCTCATGCTAAAGCATGCCTTTCCTTGGAAATAATTTTTTCCTGTTTGAATGCAACTGTTGTGTTCGCCATAAACTATGTGTTCATTCAACGTTAGTCAAAGTATTCCGCGTTATCCAATAGATGAAGGAATCTGGAACTTTCACAAAAGGAATGCAAAAGCATGTTTAAGGGTGGCAAAACGGAGCACGAATGAAAAGGCAGCTTTTAGGGGCCGAATTTCAGATCGTTAGTGGAAAGAATAACCTATATACGTATGACTGATTATCATCAATGACCAAAATACCTGAAGAATTGAGGTATCTCAAGACGCATGAATGGTTTAGAACAGATGGCGATATTGTGACAGTGGGCATATCTGATTTTGCACAGTCTCAGCTTACGGATGTTGTCTTTATAGATTTTCCGCCAAAGGGCGTACAAAAGAAGGCTGGAGAGCCATTGCTTTCAATCGAATCTGTCAAGTCTGCAGAGGATATTTTTTCTCCTGTCGATGGCGAGGTAGTCGAGGTGAACAAAGAACTTTCTGACTCTCCCGAGAGAGTAAACAAAGATCCCTATGGCAGCTGGCTGGTAAAATTAAGGAAGACAGGAAAAACGGCAGATTCAATGTCCGCCGAAGAATATAGGAAATTCATAGGAGAATAATCTCTTAGATGAGTGAACACAGGGATAAGTATTACTATCGTGCAAAAAAGGAAAGATTCAACAGCAGAGCTGCCTATAAGCTTCTTGAAATTTCAAGAAAATTTGGTATACCCAGAGAAGGTGACCGTGTCCTCGAGATAGGTTCTTCTCCAGGTGGATGGACGCAAGTAATCACGGAGATCACGGGACAGGAAGTTTTCTGTGTCGATAAAAATAGCATGAAAAAGGTCCCTGGGGCGATATTCCTGAGAGGAGATATAACCCGGAGTGAATTTCGTGGCGAATTAAAGGAAACCATGGGTTCGCACGGTTTACAAACATTCGATGGCATACTTTCGGACGCCATGTCCGAAACAACGGGAAACACGAGCATAGATCATTCTTCTTCATACCTCATTTGTCAATCGGTCCTGTCGCTTTCTGAGGATTTTCTCAAGGAACATGGCTATATCGTGGTAAAGCAGTTTCAGGGTGACCTGACAAAGGCTTTTTTCTCGGAGTGGGGAAAGAGGTTCGCTTTTTCCAAGATCACCACCGTTTCCGCTTCAAGAAAAGGAAGCAAGGAGATATACATGATCTTTAAGGATTATCGACACCAGAATTGATCTGCCTGAAACCATTTCTGATCAGGTTTTCCCTTATTCCCGCGTAAAATTCATGGTCGACAATTATTATGTGATCTTCTATAAATTTAGCTC
Coding sequences within it:
- a CDS encoding RlmE family RNA methyltransferase, whose amino-acid sequence is MSEHRDKYYYRAKKERFNSRAAYKLLEISRKFGIPREGDRVLEIGSSPGGWTQVITEITGQEVFCVDKNSMKKVPGAIFLRGDITRSEFRGELKETMGSHGLQTFDGILSDAMSETTGNTSIDHSSSYLICQSVLSLSEDFLKEHGYIVVKQFQGDLTKAFFSEWGKRFAFSKITTVSASRKGSKEIYMIFKDYRHQN
- the thpR gene encoding RNA 2',3'-cyclic phosphodiesterase, encoding MRIFIACSIERFSDIQDLYSYLKEFESVRTVNTPELHLTFRFFGELNEEETSRLLTEFRKLKLKQFILRISGLGCFPEAKKARILYMNVDAVEEILLDYDLIARMNVGKWPEKRAFVPHITVARSKRPNNLENVLKRFDRIHLEKAIDHMSVYQSILTASGPVYKIMESVQLI
- the gcvH gene encoding glycine cleavage system protein GcvH; translation: MTKIPEELRYLKTHEWFRTDGDIVTVGISDFAQSQLTDVVFIDFPPKGVQKKAGEPLLSIESVKSAEDIFSPVDGEVVEVNKELSDSPERVNKDPYGSWLVKLRKTGKTADSMSAEEYRKFIGE